Proteins encoded in a region of the Anas acuta chromosome 13, bAnaAcu1.1, whole genome shotgun sequence genome:
- the LOC137863832 gene encoding brain-specific homeobox/POU domain protein 3 — translation MMSMNSKQAFSMHPILHEPKYPHLHTSSEAIRRACLPAPQIQGNIFAGFDETLLRGAEALAAVDIVSQKTHPFKPDATYHTMSSVSCTPTSSSVHLHHPSVLTTHHPHHHHHQPSQGLEGELLDHLNSTLPLGGVPGPDVGSTPSHPHSHMSAINHMAHHSQPMNMSHPHGLASHAVISGPETETDPRELESFAERFKQRRIKLGVTQADVGSALANLKIPGVGCLSQSTICRFESLTLSHNNMVALKPILEAWLEEAERAQREKMTKPEIYTGGDKKRKRTSIAAPEKRSLEAYFAVQPRPSSEKIAAIAEKLDLKKNVVRVWFCNQRQKQKRMKFSATY, via the exons atGATGTCCATGAACAGCAAGCAGGCGTTCAGCATGCACCCCATCCTGCACGAACCCAAGTACCCCCACCTGCACACCAGCTCCGAGGCTATCCGCAGAGCCTGCCTGCCCGCCCCCCAG ATCCAGGGCAACATCTTTGCGGGCTTCGACGAGACCTTGCTGCGGGGTGCCGAGGCTCTGGCCGCTGTGGATATAGTGTCGCAGAAAACCCACCCGTTCAAGCCGGATGCCACCTACCACACCATGAGCAGCGTGTCCTGCACTCCTACCTCGTCCTCCGTGCACCTGCACCACCCGTCCGTGCTGACCACGCAccatccccaccaccaccaccaccagccctcCCAGGGCCTGGAGGGCGAGCTCCTGGACCACCTCAACTCTACCCTCCCGCTCGGAGGGGTGCCGGGGCCAGACGTGGGCTCCACACCTTCGCACCCTCACTCCCACATGTCGGCCATCAACCACATGGCCCACCACTCCCAACCTATGAACATGTCCCACCCTCACGGCCTCGCTTCCCACGCTGTCATCTCCGGCCCTGAGACGGAGACGGACCCGCGGGAGCTGGAGTCCTTCGCCGAGCGCTTCAAGCAGCGGAGGATCAAGCTGGGGGTGACCCAGGCGGACGTGGGCTCCGCGTTGGCCAACCTGAAGATCCCGGGGGTGGGCTGCCTTAGCCAAAGCACCATCTGCAGGTTCGAGTCCCTCACCTTGTCCCACAACAACATGGTGGCCCTCAAACCCATCCTAGAAGCGTGGCTGGAGGAGGCCGAGAGGGCTCAGAGGGAGAAAATGACCAAACCGGAGATCTACACGGGGGGGGACAAGAAACGCAAGCGCACCTCCATCGCCGCCCCCGAGAAGCGGTCGCTGGAGGCTTACTTCGCCGTGCAGCCGCGGCCATCCTCGGAGAAAATCGCTGCCATCGCCGAGAAGTTAGACTTGAAGAAGAACGTGGTGCGGGTCTGGTTTTGCAATCagagacagaagcagaaaaggatGAAATTTTCTGCCACTTACTGa